In Oreochromis aureus strain Israel breed Guangdong linkage group 17, ZZ_aureus, whole genome shotgun sequence, the genomic stretch catggccctaaagaatgtagcctgatgggcagtgtagtccgtgctgcagggagaatggactaccatacccgttatgtgtctgtgagcgagggagggagagaaaggaaaagtccgagctgtcacggagcaaaaacgggagctggaagcatgtaaatataataataaccactgcagccaagaagagtgcctgacgagcccatttgtaagtaagctattaagactcaactgtacactgtgttcgtgttttcctccggaaaaaacaagttccgttggagcagcctttcaacgcctctctctgtctcccgcaagcaaagttgacccagacaacaaagtaaagctagttttcggctaccagcccgacagggaaccggacgtattagccagaggtccctttactacgtttcgtactacgtaccttcagtaacagtaataaatcagtaataaatcacagcaataggacattcatgtagttgtaaacagcatgataatatattccaagtaagtattccaaagtattcagtattctgtagtggaatacattttaaaagtaaccttcccaacactgctgattAGTACTCAAGTGACCGGCGTGAGTAATGGGCAGAACAACTACATTcacttccactagagggcagtacaactacctgctctaattaaatgggttaccaactgccagtaaaacagaaggcgaccaagaaattacataatagtcaTGATGCGATTGAGACAACGCAGAGCgtaatagcaatagataaatatttgggGGGGAggtcctggagaaaattctGACCCAGATAAGCCCATAGCATGAGTAGTGGTCACAAGAAAGCAAAATAGTATACTGGGGACAAATTGAACCAATTCCACTATAACTGGTGCGCAGGGAAAAattatcaatatgctttttgtgacatttttgtttggtggtgtgccatgcaattgttttttattaatatgaaatATGTGCCCTGGttccaaaaggttgggaaacactggttTAGATTAAAATATCAAACACTTTGACAAAATATTTCTGCACcagcaaactgaaaacaataCATGATGTGGAGTCTGTCCTTAAAAGCTGAGTAAACTGTTTTTGTCCTCCATTTctccaaacacacaaaagacaaatcatcagggaaaggctgaggtatgaaAATGAcacaactggactgaaaatcagaggAAAACTGATGGAGAGATGGATTGAAATCATTTTCAGTATGTACAGGTCATCAGGTGATCTTTATTAAAACTGATGAATTATCAACATACACACATCTGATCAGCagcaacatcacaatgatcgcaaacacactgccagtgcagtaaaagaaCACCTGATAGTTCTACTAGGACCTCAGTGTTactgaagcaaaacagaatcCTCCTGACAGAACAGagtaaaacaaagaattatctAAAGAAGAGCTGTGAAGCCTGGAGAACATATCCTGCAGACACAGAGATGACAAACTTCagactgaagaataaaggtacTCACCTCAAAACTCGTTAGAATAGTTCAaaactgtttttgccttatattctgtattttacttttgtttctaCACtttaataaatcactgcactAAAATGAGGTGGGACTCAAGAGTTTTGCACAATGCTCTACATGACTTGAAAAAACTTCAGGTTGAAATTTTAGAGCTTCTTTAAGTAGTGTTAGCAGTACAGAGCTGCAGCTGGGTCCAACCTCAGGTTTGGCTTCTAAAACTTTAAGAATGAGCATGAAATTGTTacctcatgttcacatgttaaagTCAGAGTTTAGGCTGCTTGTCGGGTGAGAAGATGCTTCATGCAGTTTTACCTCCTGATGTTGGCGGCAGTTCTGGGTTAAAGACTGACACGGCGCTCAGCTTGATTTCTCCTGGGACTATTAAACTGGAATTATTCTAAGCACTCAGCCCGTCAGGAGGGCGGCACTGGACGTTTGGGGAGGTGAAGCAGAAATAAAGACAACAGAAGAGCCGCTTGTTTCGTTTCCTTTTATTCTCCAATAAATGTCTTTACAAATGTTCTCAGATGATGACGGCATCTGGAAGGCCGAGCTGAAGGCCACACAAAGGACACTTGGAAAACGACAGTCCGTGTTTACAGAGAATAAACGCCGCGCTCTTCGGGGGAACATTCACTCCGAGTAGAAACTCTGCCGACACAATAAATAGTTTCcagagcaaaaacacaaaaacactcagCAGACACACTCTAAAAGGAAATGTTACTGCAggtatttaatttgtaaaaccaaATCGACTGGCCCGTTACTTAGAGCGCTCCCCAAAAACTGCTCAGGAAGTCACGCGTTCAGTCACTCGACAGATTCAAACCGTAAAACTGAAGCACTACACTAACAGCAGCGGCGGCGATGAACCGGAGGGAATGTAGGCGACGACCTGCTTCGATTGTTACGATTCAAAGAAACGATTCACAGTTTGACAACCAATTCGTTGTGATCAGACGAGGAAACGATGggggtgtgtgcatgtgtgtgtggataaaCCGGCGCGATGAAGAGGTCAGTGAGTCCGCGTgggagggggcggagtctgaGGATGACCACTGCTAAAACCACTGCGGAGTCTGCTAAAACCCTGGGGGAGGTGGGGCGGGGTCAGCTCAGGCTTTCTTCTCTTCAAGGATCTTGTGGAGCTCGTCTGCGTCCTCGGAGGTTTTGACCCGAATCAGCAGGGGGACGGGGGTGGTGGGGTTCTTTTCGTCAACGGGCGGATTTGGCACGCACACCACCATCACGTTATTCTTCCCCACCCGAGTGCATGGCATGGATGACTGCACGATGAtgttcagcaggatgtttcctgGAGGAGGAGAGAACGTTATACAAGCAGAAGACCCGGctttaaaattaatatttatatttgatgACTTGAAGATTTCTAATTTTatcatttcatatttattattactatttatttCAAATTACATCTAAAGTTAAATCTCCTGTAAGAAAAGAAAGCGTTTACTAATCCGGGCTTTATACGGGATGTCTGACATCAGCACGACTGGTCCAGTGTTCTGTTTGTCTGCATCCTGTTTGCTGATTCATGACCATTCACAATGACTtcccgtatttttcggaccataaggcgcaccgtattataaggcgcattaagcgaaacaaaacagtcagataagtcaaactttactcaacttaTTCTTCTTGCTttctccacttctgtaccattgatacattaatgctgtattctatcacagctgctctattcccgtgtcgttgcagtatattaatgactaacctcgtattgtggatggattatctcagttttcttcttttatcaagtagaaaaaagttagcgttcatcctccagcttcactgtgtttatgttatgctaacatagctgtttCGCTAGCAatcatgtagcacatcattatttaccagctagtccaacaaacaaaagtgcgccttatagtgcggaaaatacagTACAAAGAACTATTTTATTAGTGTCCTTCAGCGATTCCTGTTAGTTAATCTGCAGATTATTTCTGAATCTGTGGATTTGATGTTTGATAAAAATGGAGGTTTAAAGCTGTACCAGTTTCAGATCTTCCAGCTGTTTGTGGAAGAAGTTTCACTTGCTCTCAATTTTAAGATTCATCTTTGATATCGTTGATTAGCTGCAGTAATCCTGATCGAGTCTTTTCATGTCATCGAGGATTTGATCCGTTTTCATTGTTGAAGCAGCAGTGCTTGTATCTGACCAGCAGGTGGAGCCGTCTGATCACAGCTCAGACCTcatgaagaagaggaagctgCTGAATGTGGattatttttatgcttttagGTGTTCTGGATGTTTCTGGGGCTGAAACCTGAAGCTCGACATATTAAATGTTTCACTGCTGTAGGTTTGATGCTGCGAGGCTTATTATAAGTGAGCAGTTATTGGTTACACTCACTTTAAATGGTCTGTGTTATTTCAGATTACACTTTAAAGTCTATTTTTGTcccctttgtttttgttaagactAATCTGACACAGTGACCATCCTGGCAAACACCACGTAGTCTCTGGCAACACAGCGCGTTTGATTCTTTAAACCTGATCATCTCTGACAttaatgtgtttatgttttatttaaagaaaatttaaatCCTAAATTGGATTGAATATTCCTCATGTGATGACATCAGATGTTTTGAGGTGTTTTATATAAAATGAATCTGTCGGCGCGATGCTCTTACCCAGGTTGGTGTCGGCTCGGATGATCATCTGAGTTTTCCCCTCGGGTGTATTTTTGAGGTGCAGCGTTCCCACTCCTTTATCTTTGAACTCCGACTCCTTCTTATAGAACATTTTACACCTGGAAGCAGAGCAgacaaaaaattaataaattacaaatcatttatcattaaataaataagattatttttaaaaaacaaagttcagAGTCGAGGGGACACTTTCAGGGTTTTTAGTGATGAAGATTTAAAGTCTGCTCTCTAAATCTTACTAAGATGGAGGAAGCTTACAGCAGGTTGGAGGTTCCTACATCAGCAGCAGGTCAAGTTCATTTCTCATTGTGTTCTTTTAAAACTTGCTGGAAGTTTGTATTTCATGACTACAGTACGATAACATAATGATCTGTCTGCTCCTCTCTGTGAGGTGTGAACTCCGTGAGTGCAGGGAAAGGACAAACAGCCAGTGAGATGAGAAGTTGAACCAACAGCTGGAAGCTACAGAGAAATATTTCTTACAGTTTCTCACTTTTTTTCTAAGGCCTCTCCCGTTCCTCCATCTTTGTCTAAAATTTGATCCAATCAGCTCCAGCTGGCTTCAAAAGCATCACTAAGCTCCTCCTCCTGATAATCTTCAAGATGCAGTGTGAAGTTAATTTTATTAACTAATTTGACTGAAATTCATTTATTCTAACTTCACTTGTATTCACGCGGTGCAGCACAGCTCTGCATTAGTTTTGTCTGAATGATTAAACAGAGCCATGAGTTCTGTGCACATCACTGCTCCTGTTTCCTCCTTTTCAGATTGATTTCTATgtgaagctgaagctgctgctcgACCTGCAGCTTCAGGGCGAAACATTTCAGAAACTTACTTCTTGGAGTAGAAAGCATCGTCCTCTTTCACCTCTTTGACCTCAGGCTTGGGCGGCTCTTCCGACTCCTCGTCACCGTTTTCGtctacaaaaaaatataaataaaattaaataaaatataaaaattataaataagtataaatcacattttatgtCACACGTCATGTTTTTTCCTTTCGTGTTGAATCTTTGTCTTTCAAACTGATGATGAAATGAGCACTCATTAAGTTTTAACTGATTTATTTAAACTACTTAAAATAATTTTCAAATAATTTTGAAATTCATCCCATTTGATCTTCACAGTAAAAAATATGAGACAGGATCTCAGCTGTAAAACTTATAACTTCATGTATCTTCATGTATTTGAGTGTTTTGCTGACCTGTGGGTTGAGCGTCCTCGGCTTTCGCCCCACTAAAGGACAGCGGAGCGGCTGATCCTGGAGCTCCGAACACTGAGGTCtgactggaggaggaggaggaggagaaggagaagctGGGGGGAGTCGATTTGTTCCCTAAGGAGCCCAGAACCGAGCTGTCCACCTTCTGGCCGAAGTTGAACGTGACTCCGGCAGGGATTGGAGCGGCGGCGGAGCTTTTCTCCCGGGTTGAGTCGTCTGTTGTGTTTTTGGTGAAGGAGAACAAGGCAGCAGGAGTGGAGGCCGCCGAGCTGCTGCCGGAGGAAgatgaaggaggaggaagaactGCGGCTGTGGCTGGCAGCGTCCCTCCATGCTTCTTCTCCTCAGAGCCTCCGTCAGCTGATCCGCCGCCATACTGGCGCTCAATGCTGGCCAGGTGGCGCTCGTAGTCCCTGAAGATAGGGTTGAGGTCGCACAGCGGGTTGTCGTTCACGTGTTTGGTGATCCAGTCCCGCACTGAGCAGTTGAGCGCCGTGAGCTGCCGGCTGTACTCTTTATTGCTGCTGCTGGAGCTCTGACTCGCACTGGGGGCGGAGCCATTGGTCTGCTTGGTGGCAATATCAGCGGCGGGTTTAGCCGAGGATGGCCCGTTAAAGGTCAGACCTTCGAGGAAGGAGAAAATGTTAGTGATGGGAGAAAAAGCTCAGCTTagaaagaaagaagcagaaTAAGAGCTGGaaaatttgatgttttttttaatcgatCATAAAGATGAATTGCTGTGAGCATCCTGAACACATTTTACACTCATAAGAgatcaataaaatcatcatgTCCATCTCTTAGCATTTTTAAAGCTCCTAAAAACTAATGAAGacattttaacacacacacacaaaaaaacctcaTTTATGGATCACATTCGAAGGACGAAGAGGATCTCTGAGCTGAAAGTTTTGAATGGCAAATAAAGAGGAAATAGTTTCCGATCAATAACCGATCGAGCTGATCGATGTTTTGCTCACCAGGTGCAGACGAGGACGCTGCAGGTGAGGAGAAACCTCCGAAGGAGGGCGTGACGCCGTTCCCATTCGTCAAACCGCCGAGGCCTTTGAAGCTTCCGCCATTCCCAAACCCGGAGAAGGGAGTTGGAGCTGAGCTGCTGCTTGCCGCCGCGGTCAAAGAGAAGCCTTTAAAGCCTTTAAATGCTCCACTGCCCTCGCTCTGAAACAGGGAAACACTCAGATTACTTCATGATTAAAATCAGACGCAACAGGTAAACAATGGTTTTCTCCTCATACCTCGGTTCCAGTGTTTCTGCGTTTGGCCTTCTTGATTGCTCGATTCTTAAGCACATCTTCACTCGCCACTGAAAACGTCCCGGCCTGAAGGAGGACAAGAAAGTCAGACTCACATAATTCCAACTTCCTGAAGCCAGACTTACAGCTTCAGCATGGCCTCTTACCTCCtcgccctcctcctcctgatCCCAGTTCCTGTCCGTGAGCTCCTTATCAGCGATCCTCTTCGCCATCCCACCGGCTCTGTAACAAAACATAAGAATTCAGTTTGtgttctcttttattttttttcaggatTTAGTGTGTCTTAATCAGCATTTTACAGAATTGGACTGAATAAGGAGCAGAAAAGTTTCAGTCTAGAAGCAAAAACTAGGactgtaataaaaacatgtttacaaaACGGTTTATCATATGCAAAGTAAAGTATTCTGCAAAGAGTAATTAGCACAATTACTCAAAATTTTAGGGACAGTTTGTTACCATTACTATTTAATCTAATCCATTACTATTTAATCTAAACTATTTTAGTTGATTTTTCTTGTTAATATCACTACTGTTACGATTTTTCTGCTCATCTTCTTGATCTGGCTCAATGCTCCAGAATACAAATCTGTGGAAGAATCTGGAATGCTGCAAATAActgtaactaaaataaaaccaaacttCCTGGATGACGTTTAAGTCATGACTCAGTAATTAATGTTAACTTTAGCAGACCTGTGGACTAGATTCATATAATATATGCAGCTCATTGAAAATGTTTATTGATTTACTTAACTGGAACtgaaaaaggtttaaaaaaaacaaacaaaaacaaacaaacaaagatgagACATGAATAAAGGAAAATGGACACAGTTCCTTGTTTCTaacacttcagctctttgcGTGTTAGAACTTCACTGCTGTCCACAGCTGTTGGACCATAACAGCACAAACAAGCACCTGACCTTCGTACAACGCTCACACCTGACAGCAGTCACTGTCTGCAGGTAGTCGGCTGTCCAAAGCTGCCCACAGACTGAACCTTGACTTACTGAACCTGAGCTTTTATCTCACCTACTTTCAGTATTACTTCACCTGAACACACCACTCTGCTTTTTCTCCAATAAAACACCTGATATTCAGATGAACAGGCAACGGGTAAACAACAGGTGTAAATCTGAGCTTTGGACGGCTAGTCAGGCTGAACATTTAAAGGTTTCACCtcaaaatatgtgaaaaaataacttgaacatTTTACTGAAAGAAAGTAGTGCGTCAAATGATAAAAAGTTCCAAATTCTTTACAGCTTTTCGCCAAAAACACGGCTTCATTTGGTGTTTAGTTATTAATGGAGGCCGGTAATCACCGATTAATCGACTATAAACAGCTGTGGTGGAGCTGCTGTTCGAATATTCTGGATGGTGTAAAGGTTGAAACATGCCTGTGAATTCCTAGTGCGGTCTAAGGAAAGCTGATGTTTAACTAAATCAAATGCACAGGGTTGAGCACTCCTGTCAGGCAGCCTTTATCCGGGTTAACCATCAACTAGCCTGATTCGGTTAGCGCTTCTTTCCGGGTATAATCAATCACCTGTGTACCTGAGCCGAGAGATTTTCTAACTAACGTTTTACTCAGATTTCCGATTACTGAAAAACTGACTCCTGATAAACTGGCCTACCATTACCGGAGCACACACCGAGGCCAGTTGGCCTCTCCACTCCGGTGTCTAACATCATGTTCTGGCTGTTAGCCGCGGAACTAAACAAGCAAGCTAACCGGGCCGCTCACAAGCAGCTAATGTTAGCCAGCAGGCTAATGGCACGAGCTCCTCCCGTTTCCGGCGTTTAATGACTTTTTGTTAACAGGTAAATGTGACGCACCTTGTCTGTAACGTAAAGTCCGGTCTCTGCCTCCGCGCGCCTCTGACAGCTCCAGGTAACGTCTGGCTGAACACCTTAACAGGTAACACCGCTCTGTGTATTTGAACAAACCTCTTTACACCGCCATTTTACAGAGCGGTATATTCGCATGGGTTTGCGCGGCCCACTTTTTACGCATGCGCACCACAAAGCGGCCTTTAGTCTGGGAGTTGTAGtccatatattttttaaaacgacaATAAGaggttaaaaaacacaaagataaatgcatacaaCGCACATAAATCATATTAAATATTGAT encodes the following:
- the nup50 gene encoding nuclear pore complex protein Nup50, translating into MAKRIADKELTDRNWDQEEEGEEAGTFSVASEDVLKNRAIKKAKRRNTGTESEGSGAFKGFKGFSLTAAASSSSAPTPFSGFGNGGSFKGLGGLTNGNGVTPSFGGFSSPAASSSAPGLTFNGPSSAKPAADIATKQTNGSAPSASQSSSSSNKEYSRQLTALNCSVRDWITKHVNDNPLCDLNPIFRDYERHLASIERQYGGGSADGGSEEKKHGGTLPATAAVLPPPSSSSGSSSAASTPAALFSFTKNTTDDSTREKSSAAAPIPAGVTFNFGQKVDSSVLGSLGNKSTPPSFSFSSSSSSSQTSVFGAPGSAAPLSFSGAKAEDAQPTDENGDEESEEPPKPEVKEVKEDDAFYSKKCKMFYKKESEFKDKGVGTLHLKNTPEGKTQMIIRADTNLGNILLNIIVQSSMPCTRVGKNNVMVVCVPNPPVDEKNPTTPVPLLIRVKTSEDADELHKILEEKKA